The DNA region GGAAGATCCTTCACGTCTTCTCCTCGACCTTTAAGAGAGAAGAGCATGAGCCAATCATTTGACGTAGTAGTAATCGGCGGTGGCCCTGGTGGTTACATCGCTGCGATTCGTGCGGCGCAACTCGGCTTTAAGGTTGCCTGCGCTGAATCAAATTCTTTTGACGATCCAAAGGGTGAAATACGCCTTGGCGGAACTTGCTTGAACGTCGGCTGTATTCCTTCTAAAGCCTTGCTTGCCTCTTCTGAAGAGTTTGAGAAAGTTAGTCATCACCTAGCAGACCACGGCATTACCGTTGGATCAGTGAAGTTAGATTCCGGCAAGATGATTGCTCGTAAAGATGCGATTGTGACCAAGATGACTGCTGGTATTCAGTTCTTGTTTCGTAAAAACAAAATTACCTTATTAAAAGGCCATGCGTCTTTTGAAGGTAAGGGTACTGATGGTTATCAAGTCAAAATTAACGGTAAAGATAAAGAAGTGATTACCGCTAAAAACGTGATCATTGCTACTGGATCTAAAGCGCGTCATTTGCCAGGCATTCCTGTTGATAACGTGTTGATAAGCGATAACGAAGGAGGTCTCAAGTTTGATTCCATTCCGAAGAAGCTTGGCGTCATTGGTGCTGGTGTAATCGGCCTGGAGCTCGGATCTGTATGGCGCCGTGTTGGTTCTGATGTGACGATTCTGGAGGCGCTCCCCACTTTCTTGGGTGCATGTGATCAAGGTATTGCAAAAGAAGCACACAAGATCTTCATCAAGCAAGGCCTCAAGATGAATATGGGCGTCAAAATTGGTGAAGTTAAGGCAGATAAAAAAGGTGTTGTAGTTAACTACACTGATAGCGAAGGCAAGGCTCAGAAGTTGGAGTGCGATCGTTTAATCGTTTCTGTTGGCAGGGTTCCCAATACGGACAAACTAGGTCTCGATAAGATCGGTCTAAAAGTGGATGAGCGTGGGTTTATTCCAGTTGATGACCATACTTGTGCAACAGCAGCGCCTGGCGTTTACGCTGTGGGTGATGTCGTGCGTGGGCCGATGTTGGCTCATAAAGCTGAAGACGAAGGTGTGCTCGTTGCTGAAATTATTGCTGGTCAAAAACCACATATTGATTACAACTGTATCCCTTGGGTGATTTATACCGATCCTGAAATTGCTTGGGTTGGTAGAACTGAAGAGCAGCTTAAGCAGGCTGGTATTGCTTATAAAGCAGGACAGTTCCCATTCGCAGCGAACGGTCGTGCCCTAGGCATGGATCGTGCTGATGGTTTTGTCAAAGTATTGGCCGATGAAAAAACAGATGAAATCTTGGGCGTTCACATCATTGGACCGAATGCTTCTGACTTAATTGCTGAAGCGGCCGTAGCAATGGAATTTAAAGCAGCAGCAGAAGATATTGCACGTATCTGTCATCCACATCCAAGTCTATCGGAAGTGGTTCGCGAGGCAGCATTAGCGACGGATAAACGTGCATTAAACATGTAATTGAAAGCATTAGAGTACTACCATCAAGAGTTAAAGGCGCGCGGGTATCAAAGCGATCCCGCGCAGCTCGCTGCTATTGAGCGTTTGCAGCGCTGCGAAGATGAGTGGGTTGCTTACAAAGAAATTCGCAACAGTGGTTTAAAAAAGAAACTCTTTAAACCAAAACTCCCTCGTGGCGTCTACTTATGGGGCGGAGTCGGTCGCGGCAAATCCTTTTTGATGGATATCTTTTTTGCTGCATCCCCTCTAGAGAAAAAGATCCGTATTCATTTTCATGAATTTATGCGAGAAGTGCATCGCGAGCTTCATGAGCTCTCTGGTATGGCAGATCCACTGGATGAACTTGCCAAAAGAATTGCCAATAGATACCGGCTCATCTGTTTTGATGAGTTTCATATTAATGACATTGCCGATGCCATGATTTTGTATCGCTTGCTGAGCGCACTCTTTGAAGATCGCGTCCAGTTTGTGATGACCTCAAATTATCAGCCTAACCAGCTTTATCCCAACGGCTTGCATCGCGATCGCTTGCTGCCGGCTATTAAGCTATTGGAGGAGCAGCTTGATGTCATGAATGTCGATGCTGGCAATGACTATCGCCGCGTGCAGATGGCTCAAGTTGAGGCTTACCTGACACCAGTTAATGCCGCAAACCATGCGATCTTGATGCAGATGTTTAAAGGCTTAATTGGTAATGAAAAAGAGACTGCCCGTCCAGTACTGCGGATTGAATCTCGAGAGCTAAGGCCCGTACATATGGCCGAAGGGGTGGTTTGGTTTGATTTTCAAACACTGTGCTGTGGCCCAAGGTCACAAAACGACTATTTGGAGATTGCTAAGCTGTTTCATACGGTAATTTTGTCTGGGGTGCCTTATATGCCCCCCAGAATGACCAATGAAGCTCGCCGCTTTATTTGGCTGATTGACGTTCTCTATGACCATAAAATCAAACTAATCATCTCTGCAGAGGTCCCGGCGGCCGATTTATATACCGAGGGCCAGATTACCAGTGAGTTCTCCAGAACGGTTTCTCGTTTAATTGAGATGCAGTCTCGTGATTACCTGGATGCACCTCGCCGGGTAATTGATACCAGCTTGACCTAAAATAGGGTGATGACTAGCAATTCCAGCCTAAACGCAGATTTACACTGCCACTCCGTTGTTTCTGATGGCACGCTCACGCCTGAGCAGTTGGCTGAACGCGCCTATGCTAACGGAGTGCGTTTATGGGCATTGACCGATCATGATGAGCTGGGTGGCCAAGCGAGGGCACAGATTGCTGCAAGCGCACTGGGTATGGACTATTTACCTGGGGTCGAGATTTCGGTAACTTGGATGGGGCAAACCATCCATATCGTTGGCCTAGGCATTGATGCTAGCCATACAGGGATTCTAGAGGGCTTGCGTCGCACTCGCGAAGGACGCGGTAATCGCGCGAAGCAGATGGCCGAACAATTATTGAAAGCTGGGATACCTGGTGCCTATGAAGGTGCATTGCTTTTTGCGGGTAACCAAGAACTGATTTCTCGTACCCACTTTGCACGCTTTCTGGTGGAGCAGGGCATTTGCAAAGATACTGACCAGGTCTTTAAAAGATATCTGGTGGAAGACAAGCCGGGTTATGTGCCGCACCTCTGGGCAACACTAGATGATGCGGTTGCCTGGATTAAAAGGGCGGGGGGTGCTGCTGTGATTGCGCATCCTGGCCGTTACAAACTGAACGCTATGCAGATGGATGAACTCTACAAGCACTTTAAAGAAATCGGCGGCATGGCCATTGAAGTCATTACTGGCAGTCATAGTCCGAATCAATATCAAACCTATGGCAAGATTGCTCAGCATTATGGATTTTTAGCTTCTCGTGGGTCCGATTTTCATGACCCAGAGGAAAGTTATATTGACCTTGGTACCTTGCCACATTTGCCGGATCATTTGACTCCAGTATGGTCGCTGTTTCATTAAGCGGCCTTTACACTCAACCTAATTAATTACCCTTAAAGAATAAAGATCAAGATGTTTGCAGAACGTGTTCTCTCTGGCATGCGACCAACAGGTAGCTTGCACCTCGGCCATTACCATGGTGTTTTAAAGAACTGGGTTCGCTTACAGTCCGAGTATCCCTGCTACTTTTTTGTCGCAGACTGGCACGCCTTAACTACCCATTACGAAACTCCAGATGTGATCGAGAAATCGGTTTGGGATATGGTGATTGACTGGTTAGCATGTGGTGTAGATCCGAACCAAGCAACTTTATTTATCCAGAGCAAAGTGCCGGAGCATGCAGAGCTATTTCTATTGCTGGCGATGGGTACTCCTTTGGGTTGGTTGGAGCGCGTGCCAACGTATAAAGATCAAATCGAAAAACTCAAAGAGAAAGATTTACAGACTTACGGTTTCTTGGGTTACCCCTTGTTGCAAGCTGCTGATATTTTGATGTACCGCGCTCAGTTTGTGCCGGTGGGCGAAGATCAAGTGCCACACGTGGAGATGACTCGTGAAGTTGCGCGTCGTTTTAACTATCTCTATGGACGCGAGCCTGGCTTTGAAGAGAAAGCCTTGGAGGCGGTTAAAAAATTGGGTAGTAAGCGCGCCAAAATGTATGCTGAATTGCGTATCGCTTTTCAGGAGCGGGGCGATGAAGAAGCTCTAGAGCAAGCTCAAGCACTATTACAAGAAGCGCAAAGTTTGTCGATGGCTGATCGCGAGAGACTGTTTGGTTTCTTAGAAGGTGCTCGCAAAATTATTCTGCCAGAACCACAAGCTTTGTTAACTTCGGCTTCCCGCATGCCGGGTATCGATGGACAGAAGATGTCCAAGTCTTACGGTAATACGATTAGCATTCGCGAAAAACCTGAAGAAGTGATTCGCTCAATCCGCACTATGCCAACCGATCCTGCCAGGGTGCGTAGAACTGATCCAGGTGATCCTGCGCGTTGTCCTGTGTGGCAACTTCATACGGTGTACTCGAACGAAGACACCAAAACTTGGGTTCAAAAAGAATGCCAATCTGCAGGTATCGGTTGCTTAGAGTGCAAGCAGCCTGTAATTGATGCCATTCTTGCCGAACAGCAGCCCATGTTTGAGCGCGCCCAGAAATACTTGGATGACCCAAGCTTATTGCGCTCCATCATTGCTGATGGTTCCGATAAAGCGCGTAAGGTTGCTCAAGAAACCATGCGCGAGGTCCGAGAGTCCATGGGCTTGGCTTACGACTGAGGCAATCTTGACTGCAATGCATGATGCAATCGCAAATGCTTCGCCTTGGGTGAAGCGTTTTGCTGCAGCAATCCCAACAGAAGGGGTAGCTCTTGACCTGGCCTGTGGCTCCGGTCGACATACTAGCTTGCTTGCTTCTTTAGGTCATCGCATTCTGGCAGTTGACCAAGATATTTCGGCTATTGAGCCCCTGAAAAGTGATGCTGTTCAAATCCAAAAACTCGACCTAGAGGGCTCAGTTTTGCCCTTGCTAGGCCAGCGGTTTTCAGGAATTGTGGTGACGAACTATCTTTATCGACCATTTTTAGAAGAGTTGCCCAAAATGCTATCTGAGGGTGGCGTACTCATCTATGAGACCTTTGCCGATGGGAATGCGGTATTCGGTAAACCTTCAAACCCCAATTTCTTGCTAAATTCAGGGGAATTGCTGGCTTTGGCAGAGCGTTCAGGTCTGAAAGTGATTGCCTATGAGGATATTTATCTCGATCAACCTAAACCAGCGATGATTCAGCGGATTTGTGCCGTAAAAGGGCATTTAAAAGGGTGCATTCCGTTACAATTTGTTGGTTAACATTCAGAAAAATCAGACACATTCAGTGACTAATACAACACAATCCAAAGTCAGTAAAAAGCCTATCGCAGGAAGTATGCCTGCGATTGTGACGCCAATGTTCGAGGATGGAAGTCTGGATTTTCCGGCTTTACGTTCCTTGCTCGATTGGCATGTAGCCGAAGGTTCTGATGGCATTGTGATTGTTGGTACTAGTGGAGAGTCTCCCACGGTATCCGTAGAAGAACATTGTGAGCTCATTAAAGTGACTGTTGATCATATTGCTGGGCGTATTCCAGTGATCGCTGGCACTGGTGGTAATTCCACTACTGAGGCAATCGAGCTAACTAATTTTGCCAAGTCGGTTGGCGCTGATGCCAGTCTGCAGGTGGTGCCTTATTACAATAAGCCAACCCAAGATGGCATGTATGCCCATTTTAAGAAGATTGCAGAGTCGGTTGATCTGCCTGTAATTCTGTATAACGTTCCCGGTAGAACCGTTGCTGATCTTGCTGGCGAGACTACTGTGCGCCTAGCAGGAGTTCCAGGCATCATCGGCATCAAAGATGCTACCGGAAGTATTGAGCGCGGCACTTTGTTATTAGCCGATCTCCAGCGTGCTGGGCACCAAGACTTTTCCGTATTTTCTGGCGATGATCTGAGTGCAGCAATGCTGATGCTGATGGGTGGCAAGGGCAATATTTCTGTAACGGCTAATATTGCACCCCGTTTGATGCATGAGCTGTGTCAGGCTGCAATGTCCGATAATGTCGTCAAGACGCGCGCGATTCAATATCAATTACTGGCTGTACATAAAGCCATGTTTACTGAGGCAAATCCAATTCCTGTGAAATGGGCCCTACATCAAATGGGTAAAGTGACCTCAGGTATTCGATTACCTTTAACCCCTTTGAGTGTTGCCTTACGCGAACCTTTGAAGACTGCATTAAAACAGGCTGGCTTACTATGATGAATTCGATGCAACTCCTGCGCCAACACTGTGCAACTCTACTAATGCTCTCTTTAGTAAGTATTGTTTTGCTTGGCTGTAAATCTGTAACAACGAATGACACGGTCGACTACAAGTCTGCTGGTGCTGTGCGTGGGCCTAATTTATCTTATCCGCCAGACCTGATTACTGCTCAAGCTGACCGTCGTTATATCGTTCAGGATGGTTCTGCCACCATGTCTGAGTACAACGCTGCAGTAAAAAAATCAGTACAGACTCGCAAGAATGTCATGACCGGCATTCCAGGTATGCGTATCGCACGTGATGGAGAGCGTCGTTGGTTGGTTGTAGAAAAGCCAGCTCCAGAGCTATATCCACAAATTAAAGATTTCTGGCAAGAGAATGGTTTCCTATTGGTGATTGACTCACCCTCTACCGGCATTATGGAAACTGATTGGGCGGAGAACCGCGCTAGGATCGCGCAAGACTTTATTCGCTCTGCAATTGGTGGTGCATTAGATTCTCTTTACGATACTGGTGAGCGCGATAAGTACAAGACCCGTCTTGAAGTCAGTAAGCCTGACGAAACAGAAATTTATATCACCCAACGAGGTGCGATCGAAAAATGTACAACCGATAGTACTGGCTCTTGTATATCAACTATCTGGACTGCACGCCCAAATGATCCTGAGCTCGAAGCAGCATTCTTGGCTCGCTTGATGGAGCGCTTGGGTATGACTCAAGAAATGGCGAA from Polynucleobacter sp. AP-Elch-400A-B2 includes:
- the lpdA gene encoding dihydrolipoyl dehydrogenase translates to MSQSFDVVVIGGGPGGYIAAIRAAQLGFKVACAESNSFDDPKGEIRLGGTCLNVGCIPSKALLASSEEFEKVSHHLADHGITVGSVKLDSGKMIARKDAIVTKMTAGIQFLFRKNKITLLKGHASFEGKGTDGYQVKINGKDKEVITAKNVIIATGSKARHLPGIPVDNVLISDNEGGLKFDSIPKKLGVIGAGVIGLELGSVWRRVGSDVTILEALPTFLGACDQGIAKEAHKIFIKQGLKMNMGVKIGEVKADKKGVVVNYTDSEGKAQKLECDRLIVSVGRVPNTDKLGLDKIGLKVDERGFIPVDDHTCATAAPGVYAVGDVVRGPMLAHKAEDEGVLVAEIIAGQKPHIDYNCIPWVIYTDPEIAWVGRTEEQLKQAGIAYKAGQFPFAANGRALGMDRADGFVKVLADEKTDEILGVHIIGPNASDLIAEAAVAMEFKAAAEDIARICHPHPSLSEVVREAALATDKRALNM
- the zapE gene encoding cell division protein ZapE, which encodes MKALEYYHQELKARGYQSDPAQLAAIERLQRCEDEWVAYKEIRNSGLKKKLFKPKLPRGVYLWGGVGRGKSFLMDIFFAASPLEKKIRIHFHEFMREVHRELHELSGMADPLDELAKRIANRYRLICFDEFHINDIADAMILYRLLSALFEDRVQFVMTSNYQPNQLYPNGLHRDRLLPAIKLLEEQLDVMNVDAGNDYRRVQMAQVEAYLTPVNAANHAILMQMFKGLIGNEKETARPVLRIESRELRPVHMAEGVVWFDFQTLCCGPRSQNDYLEIAKLFHTVILSGVPYMPPRMTNEARRFIWLIDVLYDHKIKLIISAEVPAADLYTEGQITSEFSRTVSRLIEMQSRDYLDAPRRVIDTSLT
- a CDS encoding 3',5'-nucleoside bisphosphate phosphatase, producing the protein MTSNSSLNADLHCHSVVSDGTLTPEQLAERAYANGVRLWALTDHDELGGQARAQIAASALGMDYLPGVEISVTWMGQTIHIVGLGIDASHTGILEGLRRTREGRGNRAKQMAEQLLKAGIPGAYEGALLFAGNQELISRTHFARFLVEQGICKDTDQVFKRYLVEDKPGYVPHLWATLDDAVAWIKRAGGAAVIAHPGRYKLNAMQMDELYKHFKEIGGMAIEVITGSHSPNQYQTYGKIAQHYGFLASRGSDFHDPEESYIDLGTLPHLPDHLTPVWSLFH
- a CDS encoding tryptophan--tRNA ligase, whose translation is MFAERVLSGMRPTGSLHLGHYHGVLKNWVRLQSEYPCYFFVADWHALTTHYETPDVIEKSVWDMVIDWLACGVDPNQATLFIQSKVPEHAELFLLLAMGTPLGWLERVPTYKDQIEKLKEKDLQTYGFLGYPLLQAADILMYRAQFVPVGEDQVPHVEMTREVARRFNYLYGREPGFEEKALEAVKKLGSKRAKMYAELRIAFQERGDEEALEQAQALLQEAQSLSMADRERLFGFLEGARKIILPEPQALLTSASRMPGIDGQKMSKSYGNTISIREKPEEVIRSIRTMPTDPARVRRTDPGDPARCPVWQLHTVYSNEDTKTWVQKECQSAGIGCLECKQPVIDAILAEQQPMFERAQKYLDDPSLLRSIIADGSDKARKVAQETMREVRESMGLAYD
- a CDS encoding bifunctional 2-polyprenyl-6-hydroxyphenol methylase/3-demethylubiquinol 3-O-methyltransferase UbiG encodes the protein MHDAIANASPWVKRFAAAIPTEGVALDLACGSGRHTSLLASLGHRILAVDQDISAIEPLKSDAVQIQKLDLEGSVLPLLGQRFSGIVVTNYLYRPFLEELPKMLSEGGVLIYETFADGNAVFGKPSNPNFLLNSGELLALAERSGLKVIAYEDIYLDQPKPAMIQRICAVKGHLKGCIPLQFVG
- the dapA gene encoding 4-hydroxy-tetrahydrodipicolinate synthase encodes the protein MPAIVTPMFEDGSLDFPALRSLLDWHVAEGSDGIVIVGTSGESPTVSVEEHCELIKVTVDHIAGRIPVIAGTGGNSTTEAIELTNFAKSVGADASLQVVPYYNKPTQDGMYAHFKKIAESVDLPVILYNVPGRTVADLAGETTVRLAGVPGIIGIKDATGSIERGTLLLADLQRAGHQDFSVFSGDDLSAAMLMLMGGKGNISVTANIAPRLMHELCQAAMSDNVVKTRAIQYQLLAVHKAMFTEANPIPVKWALHQMGKVTSGIRLPLTPLSVALREPLKTALKQAGLL
- the bamC gene encoding outer membrane protein assembly factor BamC; protein product: MMNSMQLLRQHCATLLMLSLVSIVLLGCKSVTTNDTVDYKSAGAVRGPNLSYPPDLITAQADRRYIVQDGSATMSEYNAAVKKSVQTRKNVMTGIPGMRIARDGERRWLVVEKPAPELYPQIKDFWQENGFLLVIDSPSTGIMETDWAENRARIAQDFIRSAIGGALDSLYDTGERDKYKTRLEVSKPDETEIYITQRGAIEKCTTDSTGSCISTIWTARPNDPELEAAFLARLMERLGMTQEMAKAQVAAPLGPKTPKAKLVQEGVNTAYIEMAAGFDRAWRDTGLALDRSNFTVEDRNRTNGVYYVRYVNPKDLGDTKGFFTNLFSSKDDSSLKAKKYLVVVKSTGENSSSVYVQNADGKPENTAAGLQLLTLLTEQMAR